In Chondrinema litorale, the DNA window ATACAAATGCTAAAAGGATTAAATTTTATAGTGCCAACCAATCTTGTGGTGGAACTGTGGAAGTTAATTAAAATACTATTTTTAAACACTATACCTAAGGTGTTGTTCTTAGGTATAGTGTTTAAATACACTTTGGTTAATAACAATCTTTCAATAAATAACCAATTATATGTTTTTGTAAATGCTCATAAAAAAAGAAATTCTTAATTTTAAAACCATCCCATCAGATAAGTAAATCTTTAGAGATGGTTCTATAATTTCTTGGTAAAGAAAGAAATCTATCTAACTAGAAGCCGCTTGGTAATCGATTCTCCATTATCTAAAAATATTCTTGCAAAGTAAAGCCCCGTATATTTTATATGGATTTCAACAGTATCAGAAAAAATTTCAATAGTACTTACTTCTTTAGAAATATCATTTCCTTCCATCGATAGAATTTGGACATCTTTCACATTAAATTCAGACTTAAGTGTGATTGTACTTTCACCCGCAAGTATTGGATTAGGATATACTTCTATATTCGTTGGACTTTTACGATAAGCAATAGTAGTTTCAATTTCTACAGGTACAATCTCGAAATAATCTAATGCAGCCCAAGCTTGCATAGCTTCTACTGATAATTCATGAGTACCTGCCTCTAAATAGATTGATTCTGACTCCATAATCCCAAACCACGAATTACCTATAAAAGAAGGATAATGTTCAGGACTTTCCATCACACCAGAAAAGGCTAAATCACTATTATCTACTTCAAAGGCATATCCGTCAGGCCAAAAAGAAGCTTGATCATTAACATCACCTGAACGTAGTCTTGCTCTTATTTGAAATAATCCATTTGCTTCGATCTCAAAATTATACTTGATTTTATCGCCAACATTATACAATGTCAATCCTTTTTCAAGTAATCCATTACTTTCAGTTTTATTTAGTTCAGTTATCGGATGGACTCCAACATCAGTCAGAATCTCATAATCATTACCAAAAGGATATTGGTTATAATTAGCAGCATATATATTGGTAAACTTTACCAAAAACATATCTTGTTCACCTCCAACGTCTGGATCGATATAATCAGGAGCCCCTAATACACCATCTCCAAAATCTATCGCATCTCCATCACTCATTCTAGCATAACCAACTAAGTAAATATTATTTTCGTGGTCTACTTCTATATCTGTTCCTATATCATAATCGAAATAATGGGGTCTTCCATAAGCATTTGCCCATAAGGCCTGTCCATCTGTATTATATTGTACCAAAAACGACTGCTCTTCATAAGGATTTGATTGCAATTCAAGAGAAGCATAAATATCATTACCAAAATCTAAGCTAAATTCACCACTTTCTTCGGTATAAAAAAATCCAGTTAAATATAAATAGCCAATCGCATCAACAGCTATTGAAGTTGTTACATGTCCTGCATTTGTTATATTAGATGCCCAAATTGGCTTACCTATATCAGAATATTTCACCAAATAAGTATCACTTTCATATAAACTTGTAAGCTCTATATTATTTCCCATTAAATCTTCACCAAAATTTATATTACCAGAAAATCCACTTCCCGCCATATAAATATTCTGATCCCCATCAACCGCTAAAGATATTCTTTTTCTCTCATTATAATTTACATTGAAGTTTTTCTCCATAATTTTCCCTCCATTTGCATCTAGTTTTATCAAATAGGTATTGCCTTTTGTTTCGATAACTATGGGAAAGTCTGCAGCTTTTTTTAAAGTAGAAATAATTGCGTTTGGTGCATTGTTATATTGCATAGAAATACTTTCTGAATAAGCTGTTAGATAAATATTATCTTCTGTATCTAAAGCTATCCCTTTAACTTGATCATTTTTAGCACCACCTATAGATTTAGCCCATTGATATTCTCCGTCTGTATCGTATTTAAGGACAAAAATATCTTGTAATCCATTATATTTTACCTTTACTGGCTGCACTCCATTATAGGTTAAAATATGATAATCATCTTTAATTATCGCATAATAGAATCGCTTAAAAATACCCGCTAGATGTACATCTCCTACATCATTAACTACTAACCGTAAATTATTTTTAAATTCATCATCTAATACTTCTGAACTCCTTACTACTTTACCCCACAAGGCATTTCCATTTGTATCAAACTTAATTAAAAAAATATCATCATCTCCATCACCACTGTGCTGCACATTTGCTGCTATGCCAAGTTTTATTGCAGGTTTGTTAAATATTCCACAAACATATACATTACCTGCTGCATCAGTAGCAACACCATATCCTTCAGTTGAACTTCCTAGAGTTCTTGCCCATTGTGGGACTCCATCCGTATTGTATTTTACCAGATAGGCTCCAGGTTGGTGTACATCTATTCCATTGCCAAAATCTAGATAATCTGTAGAATTACCACTACATATGCCGGTTGCATATACATTGCCTTCCATATCAACTGCTATAGTTTGATTAATTTCGTTTCCACGCCCTCCCGACATGGTAGCCCATTGAGCTGTAAGTTGTGCTTGGCAGGTAAAACTTAAACAAAATAACAAGCCATGAATTACTGCTTGATAATGATTATAAACAATGTGTTTTACTAGTTGTTTCCAAAAGTTTTGCAGTGAAAAGATAAACGTAATGAACATAAACTTATAGTTTAAAAAATGAAATTTTTCAAGCTAATTGAGGAATGTAGTGGTATCAATCAAGAATGTACGACAGTTAAAAAAATACTTAAATCCTCGCACACATAACATAGCATACGAGATAGCAGCGTAGTAGTTGGGTTATCGTTAAGTTTATTAACAATTGTTTTAAGTATTAGGTAAAAGGAAATGTTTGAACAGTTATTTAGAAAATAATAATGTTGACTCCCAATAGAATTATTTGTAGAATGTAAAATAAAATGTTTGTATTAGTTTGGCAAACTAAAAGACAAATTATGAAAATAAGATGTAAACGAATTACCTCCAATGATTGATCTAGCTGAATATTTAGATTACCCCTCACCCCTCACCCTAAGGGCAAACGCATATAAATTATAATCTAATAATGGTTTCTCTATACTCATCAGAGCGAGCTGCTTTGAGCATTTTTCTATTGAGACTAACTGTATCTTTATTAGATTTTAACAAACTGGTAGCAATTCTGAGAACAGCACCAAAGTTTCGTGCAGCATTATCCTTTCTCTTGGTACTAAAATCTTCACCAAATTGTACATCTAGTGACCAATGTAATTGATTTTCTATCGTCCAATGTCCTCTAATAATTTGATTAAACCGTTCAGGTGTACCCTGTAAACTACTCATGTAATATCTATGCTCACGACTTACTTTACCTGAAGCTACTACTTCTCTATAAGAGGATATTTCGATAATAGTACTTAATCCTGTCCAACCTTGTAAGCACTCTTCTCCTATAAGATGAGCAGGTAATACTCGACACGAACGGCATTCTATCCGTCCATGTCCTTTATCCCAACTATCCACAGCTTTCAACTCAGAGTGACCAAAACAGGATTCCACTTTATGAAGTAACTTCTTTTGATTAGCTTTTAAGCCTATCACGTAATCTGCTTCCTGTTTAACTATCTTCTCTGTAATCTTTTTTTGGCATCCAATCGCATCAATGGTGATAACTGTTCCCTTTAACTCTAGCAAATCTATTAAAGCAGGGATACTGACTATCTCGTTAGATTTATCATCTGTATAATATTGTCCTAAACATATTTGTAGTTCACTACACCAAGCCTCTACTAAATGTACTGCACCTTTACCTCCTTGATTACCAGGTAGTTGCTGTTCTTTCTTAGTAGCACTACGGGATAGTTTTTTTCCATCGAAGTTGATAACTGTTCCTTCTTTTAGTAGTAAACCTTCTGTAACCCAGTCGATAAAGCAGTGCTCAAATGATGTATAATCTAAATGAGAAAATACACGATTAAGGGTGTCATGCGAAGGTGTTCCCTGCAAAAAGGGTAGATATTTACGAAGCCATGTTAATTTTTCCTCTCCAAAATCGGCTATCTCTTCCCAATATCTACATCCACTTATTACCGCACTAACTGTAAGAAATAGTATTTCGTTAAGTGGATATAATTGGTTGCGTTCCATGCGGAAATCTTCAATATTAGATAGCTTTGGTAATAAAGACGATAGGTGACTGCTCGGAGTAGGCATATGAAAAATAGTATTTATTGGAAAGATAAAACTTTTTCATTTATATGCGTTTGCCCTTCCCCTCCCCCTACTATGACAGCATTAAAACGACTGTTTATAATCGCCATTTGACTCAATAAAAAAGGACCTCCTCACCTCATAAATTTTCTGTTTTAAAATAATTTTCTAGAAAATGTTAAAAATATCTTTACATTTGTGATAACTGCACGTTCGGTCAGTGCATATATTTACGTTTTTGTATGGATAAAAGAGAACAAATAATTGAGATAGCAACAAAGCTATTCTCCGAGAGAGGATACGAGAATACACCACTATCGGTAGTATGCGAAAAGGCAAATGTTTCCAAAGGATTAATCTCGCATCATTTTAAGTCTAAAGATGGACTATTAAGAGAGATTTTCTCGAAAACAACCAAGCTAATCGTTGAGATAAATGCCATTGATAACAAAAATCAAAATCCTAATGAACAACTTGCTGAATTATTGGAGTCATTCTTTTCTCAACTAGAATCAGATAAGCTATTCTTTCATTTTAATATGAATGTTATAGTTCAGCCCAAAACGCGAATAGTGTTGGATGACCTAATAAAAGAAAGATCAACATTTATATTAAAAAAAACCAAAGAGATTTTCGATAAAATAGATGCCAATAATTCTCTGATCAATAGCCACATGTTCATCGCAGAATTAGATGGAATAGCATTAAACTATTTGGGGATTTATGAAGAGTTTCCTCTAGAACAAATTAAAGACCTTATAATAAAAAAATATTCAAAGCAATGAATTTTATAAAAACAGATATAACTGAAACGATTAACAAATTAAGGTCTCAATTATACCTTTCTTTAGCTGCGCCTATTGATGCAATGTGGGAACAACTTTATATCGGCTCTTCTCAACATTATCTTATTAAGGATAAAAATAACATTATTGGGTACTGTTGTATTAACGAGAAAGACTGTTTGACTCAAATATATATTACTAAAACCTATCTGTTTTTGATGAGCAAAACAATTAAGGAATTAATTAAAGCAGAGTTGGTTAAATCTGCAAGTTTAAGTTCAAATGAACCTATCGCATTTAATGCATGTCTATTTCAATCAAAATCTGTAAGAACAAATACATTTTGTTTTGAGCATTTGAACAAAGAGATGGAAGTAAGTAGTAACTTAAATATAGAATTAGTCACTACTGATGACATTCCTTCGGTAAAGTTATTCCTTAAAGAGCAGATTGGTTTTGATGATACGTTTGGTTATACCCAAAATCTTGTAACCAAAAAAGAAATTTTTAAGCTCAAAGAGTCTGAGGTTATAGTAGCAACAAGTGAATGTAGAATTAGCGATTCTCAACCAGAAATAGCAGACTTAGGTATTATCGTAAATCGCGATTTTCAAGGCAAAGGAATTGCTACACAAATCATGAAAATGCAGGTAAATAGGGTATTGAAAGCTGGTAGAAAGCCAATTTGTTCAACTACATTCGATAATATTTCTTCGAGAATGGTAATTGAGAAATCAGGTTTTTATTGTTCAAATATCATTTTTGATATTACCTTTTAAAGATGACATTTAAACACTAAGCGCAACTCCTTGCATAGGTAATGGAGGCAGTTTATAAGATAACTATCAAGGTTTATAGTCCGATCAAAATCTTGACAGTTTAACAGGAAAATACTACATTATCTTCCACTACTCATACATTAAGCGTTAAATATTTCATAAGTCAATAATATTATGTGTTTTTATCTTAATTCGCTAATACCCTATATTTTGGTTATTTTTATTGAGTATTTAATATCCGATACTACACTTAGAGAATTAATTACATAAAACAGGTAAGTGAAATACATATACCTCCTAGTTAGAGCGCATAAATCTAATCTATGAATAAGCACTTGGTAACACTCATTTTGACCTTATTGATTGTTAGTTGTGGTGAAAAACCAACATACGATCTTGTTATTCAAAACGCTAATCTTTTTGATGGTTATAATAACCTTGGCATTGTCAATATAGCCATTAATAAAGATACAATTGCTGTAATAACCTCAGAGCAAATAATTGGAGACTCGACTATAGATGATTCAGGCAAGTTTATAATTCCAGGCTTAGTAAATGCTCATGTACATGCCTCATCGATTGAACAACTTAAGCAGGGTTACAAAAGAGGAATTATGTATCTATTGAACATGCATACCGGATTGGAAGCCCGAGAGCAAGAATGGAAAATATGGTCACGAGATTCCAATGGTTATTCTTTGTTATATGGTTCTGGCCATGCCGCAACTGTACCTGGTGGTCATCCAACCCAGTTTAGCCCCGAAATGGAAACAATCAACGACTCCATATCTGTACCAACCTGGGTAGATAATCGTATTTCAAATGGAGCCGATTATATTAAATTAATTCATGTAAATCGAGGATGGTTGGGGGATCCTGCTCCACCTTCTTTAAGCTATGAAGCTATAGGGCAAATAATTCAATACACACATAGCAAAAACTATAAGGCAGTGATTCATGCAACTACCGTTGAAGAAATAATCGAACTAGCTAAGTACAAACCAGATGGATTTGTTCATATGATAGATTTCAAGGATGAACTGCCTGTTCCCGAAGAGTATTACCAAAAGTTAAAAGAAAGTGGAGCATTCATTGTTACCACTGGAGGCATCTCATTAAAATCAATGGACGGAGTACCACCTTTTATTACTGAATGGGTAAATGAAAACTTATTGGATGCTGAGCAAAGAGCTGAAATAATTAAGAAATACCATGAAAATGGAATTTTGATTGTAGCTGGAACCGATGCACAAGAAGGTCAAATGAATTTCGAAGATGATTACTTTCTTGAACTCGATCTTTATAAGTTATCAGGTTTGTCAAATCTAGAAATATTAAAAGCCGCCACCGGAAATGCTGCTACGGCCTTTAATTTACCTATAGGAGATTTGAAGGTAGGCAGCAGAGCAAATTTTGTTGTTCTTAATGCAAGTCCTTTAGATGATATTTCCAATATTAAAGAAATTAACCAAATTTGGAAAAATGGACAAAGGCTCCATTTTTTGATGGAAAGGATATTAATGATAAAGAAATATCATTAAAGGAACATTTTGGGCATAACACAATTTTACTCTTTTCTGATACCAATTGCGGATACTCCAAAAAGGTAACAGATCACATAAGCCAAGCTGATTTTAAATTAGGAAACGATACCCAACTAATCAATTTTCTAGGGTCCAACTCTAAAGAAAGAACTATAAAATACTTTGAAAGATATGAAGTAGAATATCCTATAATTGCAGACCGCAAAGATATTGAAACCGACTACGGAATATCGGGTTATCCCATTTTATACCTAGTAAATGAAAAAGGAACAATTACTGAATCATTAGCAGGTTCGGCTGATATCATTGATTTTTTAGATAATCTAAAGTTGAAATAGTTATTAGCTTTTTATATCCTTTATTTATTGTATTATCTTTCTTTAATCCAGAAGTTAATAAGTAGGTTTAATAAAAATTTATAGTGGGTGAATCCAGTAGATTTTAGTAAGCTTTGAGATACTTATCATAAGAAATCTGGATTCACTCGCTCCAATAAACCTAAAGATTATTAATCAATTCCAATACTCTTTGTAATTGATCATCAGTACCTTCTAATAGTTGAGTACTTTCCTCTGGTAAGTATATATCTGGTTCTGTACCGTTGCCATCTAATGTTTTGCCGTTTCTTTGAAAGGAAAGCATCGTTGAAATTCTAACCCGTATATTTGAGTTTTTCAAATAGATTCTATCTGAATTTCCGCTAGAGCCATCTGTAGTTACACCAACTATCTTAACATTAGGTAAACCCTTAAAGGCACTGGTAAATACGGTAGCAGCACTAAAGCTATGGTCGTTAACAAGTATATAAACAGGTTGTTTGTAGCTTGATGAACCACCTCTCAAAATCATATAGTGGGGTTTGCTAAATTTTAAAGTATCGAATTCTTTTTCAGTGGCAAAATTCTTAGAAAATAGGTCTATTGCTTTTCTATCTGCATCATCGAATCTATCGGAGTTATAAGTATATAAAAATCGAGCAGACATTGAATTGTGAAGAATACTTTCTTCGTCAGTTCTTAAATAGGCAACATTGGCAATCCATGGAGATTGAGATTTTGGAATAATGTAGCTCGCAAACTTATTTAGTAAATCTCTACTTCCACCAGGATTATATCGAAGATCAACTATTAGCGCCTTGGTCTTTTGGAAATTATTAAAAACTGAATCAATATATGCTTCCAATCCAAGCACATCATCAAAACTATACATTCGTGGAATTGAAATATATCCAATATCTCCTTCGAGTAATTTTGAGAGGTTTTGAAAATAACCTTTTGACATTTCCAGAAGATTCTGGAAAATACGCTCTTCTATTTTAGATTTATAATCCAATCTATTATTCACCAAGGAGACGATTTCTCTATTCTCTGATTCACCATTGGTAAATACAATTTCTATTTTTGATGGTAATTTCAAATTGTTTTTAAAATAGAGGCTTCCAAAACGCTGTACCTCTGTAACACCTCTTGACAACTTGGCTTGTTGCGGCGCTTTTCTAGATCTATATGCCATAGAATCGATAAAAACATCAATAGGAAATCCATTGATTGATTTAACATTGGGATAATCTTTGTGAAAATATTCATAATTTCCATCACTTGGTATAGCTCGCAAAGCAACTGTTTTACTATTGAGTGGTGCAATAGTAAATGGTAATTGTAGACCATAAGTTGGATAGTTCCCCTTTTCAAACCATGTATTTCTTACACTTGAATGCCGATCACCTATCTCCGCCATTATTTTGGCCAACTCGAATGTGAGATAATTTATATCAACACTATCTTTTAATTTAGAAAAGATTCTTGCTCTGAGCTTATCAATTTCACTTTGGAAATCGAAGTCTGCTAAATGCATATATGAAGATTTGTTTGTCAGAATTTCGGAGAACTGGTCTATATCTTCCATGGCCTGAGAAGACGTAATCTTTTTAAGCTCCTTCTTTTGTCTGTCTTGCCGATTATATTGATATACCTTCTGCCTGTTTTCTAAAGAATAAGTCCCCGTAACTTGCATTTCTTTTGAGTCTTTTTCAAGTATAAGCGCTACCTGTTGGTTGGGTGGAGTACCCATTTTTGTTAAAACTTCAACCAAATCTTCCGAAAATCGCTTTTGCCATTTATCTTGAAATTCTTCTTTGCAAAAATCCAAAATCTCCTGAGTGGTATGCTTGTCTAGCTTAATTAATGTGTGCCATTCATCATTAAATTTTACAATAGGTTGGTCTTCATCTGTCCATTTTACTGCTGTGAATGGTGAGGCTTTTTTTAAACTTAAAGTTTGGCTAAACCCAATGGAAGTAAATAGAAACAGAAGTTGTAGTAAAAAATAGAATTTCATTTTTTTAAATTTAAGTTTTTACTAAATGTATCTGAGTGTGATTCCCCAAAAAAATGATATCGACCAACTATAGTTCACCATAGACATCCCTTAGCTCT includes these proteins:
- a CDS encoding SBBP repeat-containing protein: MFITFIFSLQNFWKQLVKHIVYNHYQAVIHGLLFCLSFTCQAQLTAQWATMSGGRGNEINQTIAVDMEGNVYATGICSGNSTDYLDFGNGIDVHQPGAYLVKYNTDGVPQWARTLGSSTEGYGVATDAAGNVYVCGIFNKPAIKLGIAANVQHSGDGDDDIFLIKFDTNGNALWGKVVRSSEVLDDEFKNNLRLVVNDVGDVHLAGIFKRFYYAIIKDDYHILTYNGVQPVKVKYNGLQDIFVLKYDTDGEYQWAKSIGGAKNDQVKGIALDTEDNIYLTAYSESISMQYNNAPNAIISTLKKAADFPIVIETKGNTYLIKLDANGGKIMEKNFNVNYNERKRISLAVDGDQNIYMAGSGFSGNINFGEDLMGNNIELTSLYESDTYLVKYSDIGKPIWASNITNAGHVTTSIAVDAIGYLYLTGFFYTEESGEFSLDFGNDIYASLELQSNPYEEQSFLVQYNTDGQALWANAYGRPHYFDYDIGTDIEVDHENNIYLVGYARMSDGDAIDFGDGVLGAPDYIDPDVGGEQDMFLVKFTNIYAANYNQYPFGNDYEILTDVGVHPITELNKTESNGLLEKGLTLYNVGDKIKYNFEIEANGLFQIRARLRSGDVNDQASFWPDGYAFEVDNSDLAFSGVMESPEHYPSFIGNSWFGIMESESIYLEAGTHELSVEAMQAWAALDYFEIVPVEIETTIAYRKSPTNIEVYPNPILAGESTITLKSEFNVKDVQILSMEGNDISKEVSTIEIFSDTVEIHIKYTGLYFARIFLDNGESITKRLLVR
- a CDS encoding ISAs1 family transposase, with the protein product MPTPSSHLSSLLPKLSNIEDFRMERNQLYPLNEILFLTVSAVISGCRYWEEIADFGEEKLTWLRKYLPFLQGTPSHDTLNRVFSHLDYTSFEHCFIDWVTEGLLLKEGTVINFDGKKLSRSATKKEQQLPGNQGGKGAVHLVEAWCSELQICLGQYYTDDKSNEIVSIPALIDLLELKGTVITIDAIGCQKKITEKIVKQEADYVIGLKANQKKLLHKVESCFGHSELKAVDSWDKGHGRIECRSCRVLPAHLIGEECLQGWTGLSTIIEISSYREVVASGKVSREHRYYMSSLQGTPERFNQIIRGHWTIENQLHWSLDVQFGEDFSTKRKDNAARNFGAVLRIATSLLKSNKDTVSLNRKMLKAARSDEYRETIIRL
- a CDS encoding TetR/AcrR family transcriptional regulator — protein: MDKREQIIEIATKLFSERGYENTPLSVVCEKANVSKGLISHHFKSKDGLLREIFSKTTKLIVEINAIDNKNQNPNEQLAELLESFFSQLESDKLFFHFNMNVIVQPKTRIVLDDLIKERSTFILKKTKEIFDKIDANNSLINSHMFIAELDGIALNYLGIYEEFPLEQIKDLIIKKYSKQ
- a CDS encoding GNAT family N-acetyltransferase; protein product: MNFIKTDITETINKLRSQLYLSLAAPIDAMWEQLYIGSSQHYLIKDKNNIIGYCCINEKDCLTQIYITKTYLFLMSKTIKELIKAELVKSASLSSNEPIAFNACLFQSKSVRTNTFCFEHLNKEMEVSSNLNIELVTTDDIPSVKLFLKEQIGFDDTFGYTQNLVTKKEIFKLKESEVIVATSECRISDSQPEIADLGIIVNRDFQGKGIATQIMKMQVNRVLKAGRKPICSTTFDNISSRMVIEKSGFYCSNIIFDITF
- a CDS encoding amidohydrolase family protein; the encoded protein is MNKHLVTLILTLLIVSCGEKPTYDLVIQNANLFDGYNNLGIVNIAINKDTIAVITSEQIIGDSTIDDSGKFIIPGLVNAHVHASSIEQLKQGYKRGIMYLLNMHTGLEAREQEWKIWSRDSNGYSLLYGSGHAATVPGGHPTQFSPEMETINDSISVPTWVDNRISNGADYIKLIHVNRGWLGDPAPPSLSYEAIGQIIQYTHSKNYKAVIHATTVEEIIELAKYKPDGFVHMIDFKDELPVPEEYYQKLKESGAFIVTTGGISLKSMDGVPPFITEWVNENLLDAEQRAEIIKKYHENGILIVAGTDAQEGQMNFEDDYFLELDLYKLSGLSNLEILKAATGNAATAFNLPIGDLKVGSRANFVVLNASPLDDISNIKEINQIWKNGQRLHFLMERILMIKKYH
- a CDS encoding peroxiredoxin family protein encodes the protein MEKWTKAPFFDGKDINDKEISLKEHFGHNTILLFSDTNCGYSKKVTDHISQADFKLGNDTQLINFLGSNSKERTIKYFERYEVEYPIIADRKDIETDYGISGYPILYLVNEKGTITESLAGSADIIDFLDNLKLK
- a CDS encoding S41 family peptidase; the protein is MKFYFLLQLLFLFTSIGFSQTLSLKKASPFTAVKWTDEDQPIVKFNDEWHTLIKLDKHTTQEILDFCKEEFQDKWQKRFSEDLVEVLTKMGTPPNQQVALILEKDSKEMQVTGTYSLENRQKVYQYNRQDRQKKELKKITSSQAMEDIDQFSEILTNKSSYMHLADFDFQSEIDKLRARIFSKLKDSVDINYLTFELAKIMAEIGDRHSSVRNTWFEKGNYPTYGLQLPFTIAPLNSKTVALRAIPSDGNYEYFHKDYPNVKSINGFPIDVFIDSMAYRSRKAPQQAKLSRGVTEVQRFGSLYFKNNLKLPSKIEIVFTNGESENREIVSLVNNRLDYKSKIEERIFQNLLEMSKGYFQNLSKLLEGDIGYISIPRMYSFDDVLGLEAYIDSVFNNFQKTKALIVDLRYNPGGSRDLLNKFASYIIPKSQSPWIANVAYLRTDEESILHNSMSARFLYTYNSDRFDDADRKAIDLFSKNFATEKEFDTLKFSKPHYMILRGGSSSYKQPVYILVNDHSFSAATVFTSAFKGLPNVKIVGVTTDGSSGNSDRIYLKNSNIRVRISTMLSFQRNGKTLDGNGTEPDIYLPEESTQLLEGTDDQLQRVLELINNL